Proteins encoded within one genomic window of Camelina sativa cultivar DH55 chromosome 19, Cs, whole genome shotgun sequence:
- the LOC104763850 gene encoding pre-rRNA-processing protein ESF1-like isoform X2: MRVIMRTEEESDTDKKLKLASLDDDADSEEVSEEEVEEEEEDTDEDDEGIYEDDGPEIPEENIPTIPEETPRLAIVNMDWKHVSAKVLYVVLNSFLPKDGRILSVAVYPSEFGLQRMKEEEIHGPLIDGYEKNEDGDDDDDDDDEEEEDEDVINQKLRVYELSRLKLLVQIM, translated from the exons ATGAGGGTAATAATGAGGACAGAGGAAGAGAGTGATACTGACAAGAAGCTAAAGCTTGCTTCTTTGGATGATGATGCTGACTCTGAAGAGGTATCAGAGgaggaggtagaagaagaagaagaagataccgATGAGGACGATGAAGGTATCTATGAAGACGATGGACCAGAAATTCCG GAAGAGAACATACCGACTATCCCAGAAGAAACTCCCAGACTTGCTATCGTTAACATGGATTGGAAACATGTCTCT GCCAAAGTCTTGTACGTTGTTTTGAATTCGTTTCTGCCAAAAGATGGACGCATTTTGTCTGTGGCGGTCTATCCATCTGAATTTGGACTTCAGCGAATGAAAGAGGAGGAAATTCACGGGCCGCTAATTGATGGATATGAaaagaatgaagatggtgatgatgatgatgatgatgatgatgaagaggaggaagatgaggatGTCATCAACCAGAAGCTACGTGTTTACGAATTAAGTAGATTAAA ATTACTTGTACAAATCATGTGA
- the LOC104763850 gene encoding pre-rRNA-processing protein esf1-like isoform X1, with protein MRVIMRTEEESDTDKKLKLASLDDDADSEEVSEEEVEEEEEDTDEDDEGIYEDDGPEIPEENIPTIPEETPRLAIVNMDWKHVSAKVLYVVLNSFLPKDGRILSVAVYPSEFGLQRMKEEEIHGPLIDGYEKNEDGDDDDDDDDEEEEDEDVINQKLRVYELSRLKYYFAVAECDSSATADYLYKSCDGIEFERSSNKLDLRFIPDSMEFKHPPRDIR; from the exons ATGAGGGTAATAATGAGGACAGAGGAAGAGAGTGATACTGACAAGAAGCTAAAGCTTGCTTCTTTGGATGATGATGCTGACTCTGAAGAGGTATCAGAGgaggaggtagaagaagaagaagaagataccgATGAGGACGATGAAGGTATCTATGAAGACGATGGACCAGAAATTCCG GAAGAGAACATACCGACTATCCCAGAAGAAACTCCCAGACTTGCTATCGTTAACATGGATTGGAAACATGTCTCT GCCAAAGTCTTGTACGTTGTTTTGAATTCGTTTCTGCCAAAAGATGGACGCATTTTGTCTGTGGCGGTCTATCCATCTGAATTTGGACTTCAGCGAATGAAAGAGGAGGAAATTCACGGGCCGCTAATTGATGGATATGAaaagaatgaagatggtgatgatgatgatgatgatgatgatgaagaggaggaagatgaggatGTCATCAACCAGAAGCTACGTGTTTACGAATTAAGTAGATTAAA GTATTATTTCGCTGTTGCCGAATGTGATTCAAGTGCTACTGCAGATTACTTGTACAAATCATGTGATGGAATTGAGTTTGAGAGATCCTCAAACAAGCTCGACCTTAGATTTATACCTGATTCCATGGAATTCAAACATCCACCTCGTGATATTAGGTGA
- the LOC104763851 gene encoding uncharacterized protein LOC104763851 isoform X1: MALHGEELEYNLSLRELTRKSHLTCENRISTRFSASCIRSFREDHKSCATNFTISSSTPSSPGYSLKDEIDPSDYSFTSALKALQAKTMYKKKRDWLKPEGVVELNSKWNEAEKYICNPLSGEVPIECLSSRTLNSRSFRNLSTTHSPPFTILPSNHNNFNNPRPINTPTVRIIHEDSRSPYPVLIQEKKVVGSKRDVGVQSAPATSVSSATTSPIMERSTKRQVEDDDSPVEYALKLKAQQEVHICSILL, translated from the exons ATGGCTTTGCATGGCGAAGAGCTTGAGTATAACTTAAGCCTAAGAGAATTGACTCGAAAAAGTCATCTAACTTGCGAAAATCGAATTTCTACAAGGTTCTCTGCCTCATGTATCCGAAGCTTCAGAGAAGATCACAAGTCTTGTGCAACAAACTTCACCATCTCTAGTAGTACTCCGTCTTCTCCTGGCTACTCCCTCAAAG ATGAGATTGACCCATCAGATTATTCCTTCACTAGTGCACTCAAGG CATTACAAGCAAAAACAATGTACAAGAAGAAACGTGATTGGTTGAAACCAGAAGGGGTTGTTGAGCTAAACTCGAAATGGAACGAAGCAGAGAAGTACATCTGCAATCCTTTGTCTGGTGAAGTTCCTATAGAGTGTTTGTCTTCTAGAACCCTAAATTCAAGATCCTTCAGAAACTTATCCACCACGCATTCTCCTCCATTCACGATTTTGCCTTCCAATCATAATAATTTCAACAATCCAAGACCGATTAATACTCCTACCGTCAGAATCATTCATGAGGATTCTAGATCTCCATATCCTGTTCTTATCCAAG AAAAGAAAGTTGTGGGGTCGAAACGAGACGTGGGTGTGCAGAGTGCACCGGCAACTAGTGTTAGTTCAGCCACGACGTCGCCGATCATGGAGAGATCAACGAAAAGACAggtggaagatgatgattcGCCGGTTGAGTATGCACTAAAGTTGAAAGCTCAACAAGAGGTACACATATGTTCAATTCTGCTATga
- the LOC104763851 gene encoding uncharacterized protein LOC104763851 isoform X2, whose amino-acid sequence MALHGEELEYNLSLRELTRKSHLTCENRISTRFSASCIRSFREDHKSCATNFTISSSTPSSPGYSLKALQAKTMYKKKRDWLKPEGVVELNSKWNEAEKYICNPLSGEVPIECLSSRTLNSRSFRNLSTTHSPPFTILPSNHNNFNNPRPINTPTVRIIHEDSRSPYPVLIQEKKVVGSKRDVGVQSAPATSVSSATTSPIMERSTKRQVEDDDSPVEYALKLKAQQEVHICSILL is encoded by the exons ATGGCTTTGCATGGCGAAGAGCTTGAGTATAACTTAAGCCTAAGAGAATTGACTCGAAAAAGTCATCTAACTTGCGAAAATCGAATTTCTACAAGGTTCTCTGCCTCATGTATCCGAAGCTTCAGAGAAGATCACAAGTCTTGTGCAACAAACTTCACCATCTCTAGTAGTACTCCGTCTTCTCCTGGCTACTCCCTCAAAG CATTACAAGCAAAAACAATGTACAAGAAGAAACGTGATTGGTTGAAACCAGAAGGGGTTGTTGAGCTAAACTCGAAATGGAACGAAGCAGAGAAGTACATCTGCAATCCTTTGTCTGGTGAAGTTCCTATAGAGTGTTTGTCTTCTAGAACCCTAAATTCAAGATCCTTCAGAAACTTATCCACCACGCATTCTCCTCCATTCACGATTTTGCCTTCCAATCATAATAATTTCAACAATCCAAGACCGATTAATACTCCTACCGTCAGAATCATTCATGAGGATTCTAGATCTCCATATCCTGTTCTTATCCAAG AAAAGAAAGTTGTGGGGTCGAAACGAGACGTGGGTGTGCAGAGTGCACCGGCAACTAGTGTTAGTTCAGCCACGACGTCGCCGATCATGGAGAGATCAACGAAAAGACAggtggaagatgatgattcGCCGGTTGAGTATGCACTAAAGTTGAAAGCTCAACAAGAGGTACACATATGTTCAATTCTGCTATga